The following are encoded together in the Lathyrus oleraceus cultivar Zhongwan6 chromosome 3, CAAS_Psat_ZW6_1.0, whole genome shotgun sequence genome:
- the LOC127129657 gene encoding probable anion transporter 5, whose translation MIEQELGLFLVDIFSEISPEPVAAASLGQVYQTRLRRTGQVVAIKVERPGVQASGMYLGASVGMLFLPSLVKVKGPQSVFIAEAFLGSAWSLLWFGYASDPKASALGAGGLLLPVNKKMDRKVSDVNVETGVERNGVKKNEVGFPWMKIMTSLPVWAIVVNNFTFHYALYMLMNWLPTYFELGLKLSLHEMGSSKMQPWQLGHL comes from the coding sequence ATGATTGAACAAGAACTTGGTTTATTCTTGGTTGATATTTTCTCAGAGATTTCACCCGAGCCTGTTGCTGCTGCTTCACTCGGGCAGGTTTATCAAACTAGGCTTCGCAGAACAGGGCAGGTTGTTGCTATTAAAGTAGAAAGACCAGGCGTTCAAGCTTCTGGTATGTATCTTGGTGCTTCTGTTGGAATGTTGTTTCTTCCGAGTTTGGTTAAGGTTAAAGGTCCTCAATCTGTTTTTATTGCGGAAGCGTTTTTAGGATCTGCTTGGTCTTTGCTTTGGTTTGGATATGCTTCTGATCCTAAAGCTTCGGCTTTGGGAGCTGGGGGATTGCTTTTGCCGGTTAATAAGAAAATGGATAGGAAGGTTTCGGATGTAAATGTGGAAACTGGAGTTGAGAGAAATGGTGTTAAGAAAAATGAAGTTGGATTTCCTTGGATGAAGATTATGACTAGTTTACCTGTTTGGGCTATTGTGGTTAATAATTTTACTTTTCATTATGCTTTGTATATGTTGATGAACTGGTTACCGACTTATTTTGAATTGGGGCTTAAGCTTAGTCTTCATGAAATGGGTTCGTCGAAAATGCAGCCATGGCAGCTTGGTCATCTTTAA